One window of the Salvelinus alpinus chromosome 13, SLU_Salpinus.1, whole genome shotgun sequence genome contains the following:
- the LOC139537423 gene encoding dolichyl-diphosphooligosaccharide--protein glycosyltransferase subunit STT3A, with protein sequence MTKLGFLRLSYEKQDTLLKLLILSMAAILSFSTRLFSVLRFESVIHEFDPYFNYRTTRFLVEEGFYNFHNWFDDRAWYPLGRIIGGTIYPGLMITSAALYHVLNFFHITIDIRNVCVFLAPLFSSFTAIVTYHFTKELKDAGAGLLAAAMIAVVPGYISRSVAGSYDNEGIAIFCMLLTYYMWIKAVNTGSIYWSSMCALAYFYMVSSWGGYVFLINLIPLHVLVLMLTGRFSHRIYVAYCTVYCLGTILSMQISFVGFQPVQSSEHMAAFGVFGLCQIHAFVDYLRSKLNTQQFEVLFKSVISLVGFVLLSVGTVLMLTGKISPWTGRFYSLLDPSYAKNNIPIIASVSEHQPTTWSSYYFDLQLLVFMFPVGLYYCFNNLSDARIFIIMYGVTSMYFSAVMVRLMLVLAPVMCILSGIGVSQVLTTYMKNLDISRPDKKSKKQQDSTYPIKNEVASGMILVMTFFLITYTFHSTWVTSEAYSSPSIVLSARGGDGSRIIFDDFREAYYWLRHNTPEDAKVMSWWDYGYQITAMANRTILVDNNTWNNTHISRVGQAMASTEEKAYEIMRELDVSYVLVIFGGLTGYSSDDINKFLWMVRIGGSTDTGKHIKEHDYYTPTGEFRVDREGSPVLLNCLMYKMCYYRFGQVYTEAKRPPGYDRVRNAEIGNKDFELDVLEEAYTTEHWLVRIYKVKDLDNRGLSRT encoded by the exons ATGACGAAGTTGGGCTTCCTGCGGCTTTCCTATGAAAAACAGGACACGCTGCTGAAGCTGCTCATCCTGTCTATGGCTGCAATCCTCT CCTTTTCCACCAGGCTTTTCTCTGTGTTGAGGTTTGAGAGTGTCATCCATGAGTTTGATCC GTACTTCAACTACCGGACAACCCGTTTCTTGGTAGAGGAGGGATTCTACAACTTTCATAACTGGTTTGATGACCGGGCATGGTACCCTCTGGGGAGGATCATCGGGGGCACCATTTACCCAG GCCTGATGATCACATCTGCTGCCCTGTATCACGTCCTGAACTTCTTCCACATCACAATCGACATCCGTAACGTCTGTGTTTTCCTGGCTCCCCTTTTCTCCTCCTTCACTGCCATTGTCACCTACCACTTTACCAAGGAGCTCAAG GATGCAGGTGCTGGGCTCTTGGCTGCTGCCATGATAGCAGTGGTACCTGGCTACATTTCCCGTTCTGTTGCCGGCTCCTATGACAATGAAG GTATTGCTATATTTTGCATGCTGCTGACATACTACATGTGGATCAAGGCAGTCAATACAGGCTCCATCTACTGGTCCTCCATGTGTGCCCTGGCCTACTTTTATATG GTGTCCTCCTGGGGTGGCTATGTGTTCCTGATCAACCTCATCCCCCTCCACGTGCTGGTCCTCATGCTCACCGGCCGCTTCTCCCACCGTATTTACGTGGCCTACTGCACTGTCTACTGCCTGGGAACCATCCTCTCCATGCAGATCTCTTTCGTCGGCTTTCAG CCTGTGCAGTCGTCTGAGCACATGGCAGCATTCGGGGTGTTTGGCCTGTGTCAGATCCATGCCTTTGTGGACTACCTGCGCAGCAAGCTGAACACTCAACAGTTTGAGGTCCTCTTCAAGAGCGTAATCTCCCTGGTGGGCTTCGTCCTGCTTTCTGTGGGCACCGTGCTCATGCTGACAG GGAAGATCTCCCCCTGGACGGGTCGTTTCTACTCGCTGCTGGACCCGTCCTATGCCAAGAACAACATTCCCATCATCGCCTCTGTGTCTGAGCACCAGCCCACCACCTGGTCCTCCTACTACTTTGACCTGCAGCTGCTTGTCTTCATGTTCCCAG TGGGTCTGTATTACTGCTTCAACAACTTGTCTGATGCCAGGATCTTCATCATTATGTACGGAGTCACCAGCATGTACTTCTCAGCTGTCATG GTGCGTCTGATGCTGGTCCTGGCCCCAGTCATGTGCATCCTGTCAGGCATTGGTGTGTCCCAGGTCCTCACCACCTACATGAAGAACCTGGATATCAGTCGGCCAGACAAGAAGAGCAAGAAGCAGCAGGACTCCACCTACCCCATCAAGAACGAG GTGGCCAGCGGGATGATTCTGGTCATGACCTTCTTCCTCATCACCTACACCTTCCACTCCACCTGGGTGACCAGCGAGGCCTACTCCTCCCCCTCCATCGTCCTGTCAGCCCGCGGCGGAGACGGCAGCCGCATCATCTTTGATGACTTCAGAGAGGCCTACTACTGGCTCCGCCACAACACCCCAGAGGATGCTAAAGTGATGTCATGGTGGGATTACGGCTATCAGATAACAGCCATGGCCAATCGGACAATTCTAGTGGACAACAACACATGGAACAACACGCACATCTCCAGAGTTGGCCAG GCCATGGCGTCCACCGAGGAGAAGGCCTATGAGATCATGCGGGAGCTGGATGTCAGCTACGTCCTGGTCATTTTTGGTGGACTGACGGGATACTCCTCAGACG ACATTAACAAGTTCCTGTGGATGGTGCGCATTGGGGGCAGCACAGACACAGGGAAGCACATCAAGGAGCACGACTACTACACCCCCACTGGAGAGTTCCGTGTGGACCGTGAGGGCTCCCCTGTCCTGCTCAACTGCCTTATGTACAAGATGTGCTACTACCGCTTTGGACAGGTCTACACAGAGGCCA AGCGCCCCCCTGGCTATGATCGAGTGAGAAATGCTGAGATCGGCAACAAGGACTTTGAGCTGGATGTGCTGGAGGAGGCCTACACTACAGAGCACTGGCTGGTCAGGATATATAAG GTGAAAGACCTGGATAACCGAGGGCTATCACGGACGTAA